Proteins found in one Elusimicrobiota bacterium genomic segment:
- a CDS encoding methyltransferase domain-containing protein, with translation MQNSYKSIIRSLLFFGNKVTCPCCGGNFRRFLPMNNRDDVRCPKCESLERQRSLWLYLKNKTNILADNLKVLHVAPVGPEKIIRNNLEAFPTIVYVGADLKSSEVPIKMDITDIKYADNYFDVILCVHVLEHVIDDLKAMKELFRVLKPGGWAIILAPIGAGLEITLEETDLTDPKKQTEKFGMPGHIRIYGKDYKERLEKAGFNVKIDTYIRDLGSEILKKYGMNIEDDMYVCTKANI, from the coding sequence ATGCAAAATAGCTATAAATCAATAATAAGGTCACTTTTGTTTTTCGGAAATAAAGTTACTTGCCCCTGTTGCGGGGGGAATTTCCGCAGATTTTTGCCCATGAATAACAGGGATGATGTCCGTTGTCCAAAATGCGAATCATTGGAAAGACAGCGTTCTTTATGGCTGTATCTTAAAAATAAGACGAATATTTTAGCAGATAATTTAAAAGTCCTGCATGTTGCTCCCGTAGGCCCGGAAAAAATTATAAGGAATAATTTGGAAGCGTTTCCTACCATAGTTTATGTCGGCGCGGACTTAAAATCTTCAGAAGTCCCGATAAAGATGGATATCACGGATATTAAATACGCAGATAATTACTTTGATGTAATTTTATGCGTCCATGTACTGGAACATGTCATTGATGACTTGAAAGCTATGAAAGAACTTTTCAGGGTATTGAAGCCGGGAGGCTGGGCGATTATTTTGGCGCCTATCGGCGCGGGTTTGGAAATAACTTTGGAAGAGACAGATTTGACGGATCCAAAAAAACAAACAGAAAAGTTCGGGATGCCGGGGCATATAAGGATTTATGGCAAGGATTATAAAGAAAGGCTTGAAAAAGCAGGGTTCAATGTAAAAATTGACACCTATATCAGGGATTTAGGAAGTGAAATATTGAA